The following coding sequences are from one Egicoccus sp. AB-alg6-2 window:
- a CDS encoding dihydrolipoamide acetyltransferase family protein yields MSDVKDFKLPDLGEGLEEGEVVEWHVAVGDVIELNQTVASIETAKAVVDVPSPFAGKVVERVGEVGEALQVGTVFLRIDVAVEGGAVAEEAAATLAATEASPAQGGFEAGASAAAKSVEETAGLYGEVHDGEAGRKSTGLDADEEPQPLVGYGAGKSGARRRRRGGGAGDTAGDGQAPVVVAPLAKPPVRKLAKDLGVDLASIAPGSGPDGVITRDDVHAAASRSGDDAARDHAPATAPARSEVATASGTGQRAAPATDPFAGFSGGGEKVVPGFRGRTPGEVEPIRGIRKRIVEKMEVSRTEIPEATCTKWADLTTLWELRKDLTAQAQADGFDVKVTPFALILRAVVLGLRRFPTLNGVIDREAGEIRLHEHVNLGFAADTDRGLVVPNIKDAHAKSTLQIAAELNRLATAARDGSIGAGDMTGGTFTVSNYGAFGNDDGNPIINHPEAGILGVGAIEERPWVVDGEVVVRRTCKFSLVFDHRISDGGEAGRFVTYVANLCENPARILLHS; encoded by the coding sequence GTGAGTGACGTGAAGGACTTCAAGCTGCCCGACCTCGGGGAGGGTCTCGAGGAGGGCGAGGTCGTCGAGTGGCACGTCGCCGTCGGCGACGTGATCGAGCTCAACCAGACCGTGGCGTCCATCGAGACCGCCAAGGCCGTGGTCGACGTCCCCTCGCCGTTCGCCGGCAAGGTCGTCGAACGCGTCGGCGAGGTCGGCGAGGCGCTGCAGGTGGGCACCGTGTTCCTCCGCATCGACGTCGCGGTCGAGGGGGGCGCGGTCGCCGAGGAGGCCGCGGCCACGCTCGCCGCCACCGAGGCGTCGCCCGCGCAGGGCGGGTTCGAGGCCGGCGCGAGCGCCGCCGCGAAGTCGGTGGAGGAGACCGCCGGCCTGTACGGCGAGGTCCACGACGGCGAGGCGGGACGCAAGTCGACCGGCCTCGACGCGGACGAGGAACCCCAGCCGCTGGTCGGCTACGGCGCGGGCAAGTCGGGGGCGCGGCGGCGTCGCCGAGGGGGCGGCGCGGGCGACACCGCGGGCGACGGGCAGGCTCCGGTCGTCGTCGCGCCCCTGGCCAAGCCACCCGTACGGAAGCTGGCGAAGGACCTCGGCGTCGACCTCGCCTCGATCGCTCCCGGATCCGGTCCCGACGGCGTCATCACACGCGACGACGTCCACGCGGCGGCCTCGCGGTCCGGTGACGACGCCGCACGCGACCACGCACCCGCCACGGCCCCGGCGCGCTCCGAGGTCGCGACCGCGTCCGGCACCGGCCAGCGGGCGGCGCCCGCCACCGACCCCTTCGCGGGCTTCAGCGGTGGCGGCGAGAAGGTGGTGCCCGGCTTCCGTGGGCGTACCCCCGGCGAGGTGGAACCGATCCGCGGGATCCGGAAACGGATCGTCGAGAAGATGGAGGTCTCGCGCACGGAGATCCCGGAAGCGACCTGCACCAAGTGGGCCGACCTCACCACGCTGTGGGAGCTGCGCAAGGACCTGACCGCCCAGGCGCAGGCCGACGGGTTCGACGTCAAGGTGACGCCGTTCGCCCTCATCCTGCGCGCCGTCGTGCTCGGTCTGCGGCGCTTCCCGACCCTCAACGGCGTGATCGACCGCGAGGCCGGCGAGATCCGTCTGCACGAGCACGTCAACCTCGGCTTCGCCGCCGACACCGACCGCGGCCTGGTCGTCCCCAACATCAAGGACGCGCACGCCAAGTCGACGCTGCAGATCGCGGCCGAGCTCAACCGGCTCGCGACCGCGGCACGCGACGGCAGCATCGGCGCCGGCGACATGACCGGCGGCACCTTCACCGTCTCCAACTACGGCGCGTTCGGCAACGACGACGGCAACCCGATCATCAACCACCCCGAAGCCGGGATCCTCGGGGTCGGCGCGATCGAGGAACGCCCCTGGGTCGTCGACGGCGAGGTGGTGGTGCGGCGCACCTGCAAGTTCTCGCTCGTGTTCGACCACCGGATCAGCGACGGCGGCGAGGCGGGACGGTTCGTGACCTACGTCGCGAACCTGTGCGAGAACCCCGCCCGCATCCTGCTGCACAGCTGA
- a CDS encoding alpha-ketoacid dehydrogenase subunit beta, producing MAVTLAQAINQALHDAMSEDERVLVFGEDVGKLGGVFRVTDKLQEKFTEDRCFDTPLAESGIIGTAIGLAMYGFRPVPEMQFDGFTYPAFEQIVSHLAKMPNRSRGTVKLPVTIRIPYGGGIGAVEHHSESPEAYWAHTAGLKVFTPGTPEDAYSMMRAAIAMDDPVIFLEPKRRYWMKSDTTLPVQTEPPHRAVVRREGTDVSVFCYGPMVRTAMEAAEAAADEGWSLEVVDLRSLSPLDTPTMVASVERTGRAIVVHEAAQTLGMGAEIAARIQEQAFYSLEAPVLRATGYDTPYPPAKLEEFWLPDVDRILDLVERSLNY from the coding sequence ATGGCGGTCACACTGGCACAGGCGATCAACCAGGCGCTGCACGACGCGATGTCCGAGGACGAGCGTGTGCTCGTCTTCGGTGAGGACGTCGGCAAGCTCGGTGGCGTGTTCCGCGTCACCGACAAGTTGCAGGAGAAGTTCACCGAGGACCGCTGCTTCGACACCCCGCTGGCCGAGTCGGGGATCATCGGCACCGCGATCGGGCTGGCGATGTACGGGTTCCGGCCCGTTCCCGAGATGCAGTTCGACGGGTTCACCTACCCGGCGTTCGAGCAGATCGTCAGCCACCTCGCGAAGATGCCGAACCGATCACGCGGCACGGTCAAGCTCCCGGTCACGATCCGCATCCCCTACGGCGGCGGGATCGGCGCGGTCGAGCACCACTCGGAGTCGCCCGAGGCCTACTGGGCCCACACGGCCGGCCTGAAGGTGTTCACGCCCGGCACGCCCGAGGACGCCTACTCGATGATGCGGGCCGCGATCGCGATGGACGACCCCGTCATCTTCCTGGAGCCCAAGCGTCGCTACTGGATGAAGTCCGACACCACGCTGCCGGTGCAGACCGAGCCGCCGCACCGGGCCGTCGTCCGGCGTGAAGGCACCGACGTGTCGGTGTTCTGCTACGGCCCGATGGTGCGCACGGCCATGGAGGCCGCCGAGGCCGCAGCCGACGAGGGCTGGTCGCTCGAGGTCGTCGACCTCCGTTCGCTCAGTCCGCTGGACACGCCCACGATGGTCGCCTCCGTCGAACGCACCGGTCGTGCGATCGTCGTGCACGAGGCCGCCCAGACCCTGGGCATGGGCGCCGAGATCGCCGCACGCATCCAGGAGCAGGCGTTCTACTCGCTCGAGGCCCCGGTGCTGCGGGCGACGGGCTACGACACGCCCTATCCGCCGGCCAAGCTCGAGGAGTTCTGGCTGCCCGACGTCGACCGGATCCTCGACCTCGTCGAGCGGTCGCTGAACTACTGA
- the pdhA gene encoding pyruvate dehydrogenase (acetyl-transferring) E1 component subunit alpha, which yields MADAAIDPRELLPPDEPVHLLDPDGTYHEDPEHPIDLDDAGLRELYRLMLVTRKVDREAINLQRQGQLGVYASCMGQEAAQVGSAYALAEEDWIFPSYRELGAALVRQVDAAGLLHLYRGTWLSDHDPYKHHFGLMSIPIGTQALHATGFAMGARLDNNPIVTMTYFGDGGTSEGDPHEAMTFAGVTRAPVIFFVQNNQYAISVPLEKQTAAPTLAHKAIGYGLPGRRCDGNDVLATYAVTKKAVDRARAGEGPTFIEALTYRMEAHTTSDDPSRYRTQAELDEAALTDPIARMRNFLQQRDLYDTELEEAVEDQAKEVASYVRAGIYDAPHGDPMELFEHVYVDPTGHFDLQREQLRSELDAGQGEG from the coding sequence GTGGCCGACGCTGCCATCGATCCCCGGGAGCTGCTTCCTCCCGACGAACCGGTGCACCTGCTGGACCCGGACGGGACCTACCACGAGGATCCCGAGCATCCGATCGATCTCGACGACGCCGGCCTGCGCGAGCTGTACCGCCTCATGCTCGTCACCCGCAAGGTCGACCGCGAGGCGATCAACCTGCAGCGGCAGGGGCAGCTCGGCGTCTATGCCTCGTGCATGGGGCAGGAAGCCGCCCAGGTCGGTTCGGCCTATGCACTGGCCGAGGAGGACTGGATCTTCCCGTCGTACCGGGAGCTCGGCGCCGCGCTCGTGCGCCAGGTCGATGCCGCCGGGCTGTTGCACCTGTACCGCGGCACCTGGCTCAGCGACCACGACCCCTACAAGCACCACTTCGGCCTGATGTCGATCCCGATCGGCACGCAGGCGCTTCACGCCACGGGCTTCGCCATGGGTGCGCGTCTCGACAACAACCCGATCGTCACGATGACCTACTTCGGTGACGGCGGAACCTCCGAGGGCGACCCGCACGAGGCCATGACCTTCGCCGGCGTGACCCGTGCGCCCGTCATCTTCTTCGTGCAGAACAACCAGTACGCGATCTCGGTGCCGCTCGAGAAGCAGACCGCGGCCCCGACCCTGGCGCACAAGGCCATCGGTTACGGGTTGCCCGGCCGCCGCTGCGACGGCAACGACGTGCTGGCCACCTACGCGGTGACCAAGAAGGCCGTCGACCGGGCCAGGGCCGGCGAGGGCCCCACCTTCATCGAGGCGCTGACCTACCGGATGGAGGCCCACACGACCTCCGACGACCCGTCGCGCTACCGCACCCAGGCCGAACTGGACGAGGCCGCCCTGACCGACCCCATCGCGCGGATGCGCAACTTCCTGCAGCAGCGCGACCTGTACGACACCGAGCTCGAAGAAGCCGTCGAGGACCAGGCCAAGGAGGTCGCCTCGTACGTGCGCGCCGGCATCTACGACGCGCCGCACGGCGACCCGATGGAGCTGTTCGAGCACGTCTACGTCGACCCGACGGGCCACTTCGACCTGCAGCGCGAACAGCTGCGGTCAGAGCTCGACGCGGGTCAGGGGGAGGGCTGA
- a CDS encoding universal stress protein → MRIVVGFLRSPEGRAALQRAVEEARLRDAELLVVHSFRGGPREDEAEVIAYREEFERLERQLSTEGVRYTLREFVRGNAPDEDLLQVAKDEDADLIVIGIRRRSPVGKLVLGSNAQDILLQADCPVLAVKAATES, encoded by the coding sequence ATGCGCATCGTCGTCGGATTCCTGCGGTCGCCCGAGGGACGCGCCGCTCTGCAACGGGCTGTCGAGGAGGCGCGGCTGCGCGATGCCGAACTGCTCGTCGTGCACTCCTTCCGCGGCGGGCCCCGGGAGGACGAGGCCGAGGTCATCGCCTACCGGGAGGAGTTCGAGCGCCTCGAGCGCCAGCTCAGCACGGAGGGCGTCCGCTACACCCTCCGCGAGTTCGTCCGGGGCAATGCGCCGGACGAGGACCTGCTGCAGGTGGCCAAGGACGAGGATGCCGACCTGATCGTCATCGGCATCCGCCGTCGTTCGCCGGTCGGCAAGCTCGTGCTCGGCAGCAACGCACAGGACATCCTGCTCCAGGCGGACTGTCCGGTCCTGGCCGTCAAGGCCGCGACGGAGTCCTGA
- the fabI gene encoding enoyl-ACP reductase FabI, producing MLLDGKKLLITGVLDPRSIAFAVANTAIVQGAEVVLTGFGRSRRLTERSAARLPGEVEVLELDVTRPEDIAAVATALGSRWGRLDGLLHAIGFAPASCLGGGFLDAPWDDVATAFQVSTYSYAALANGFADLLGAADGASVVGLDFDAQVAWPGYDWMGVAKAGLESANRYLARELGPRGVRVNLVAAGPLNTMAARSIDGFADFETVWKERAPLGWDLGDPEPVARTVCALLSDWTPGVTGEIVHVDGGVHAMGAGMPAAAEAPVPPTDG from the coding sequence ATGCTGCTCGACGGCAAGAAGCTGCTCATCACCGGCGTGCTCGACCCGCGCTCGATCGCGTTCGCCGTGGCGAACACCGCGATCGTGCAGGGCGCCGAGGTGGTGCTCACCGGGTTCGGGCGGTCGCGTCGGCTGACGGAACGATCCGCCGCGCGCCTGCCGGGGGAGGTCGAGGTGCTCGAACTCGACGTCACCAGGCCCGAGGACATCGCCGCCGTCGCCACCGCGCTGGGGTCGCGCTGGGGCCGGCTCGACGGCCTGCTGCACGCCATCGGGTTCGCGCCCGCCAGCTGTCTGGGCGGGGGTTTCCTCGACGCGCCGTGGGACGACGTCGCCACGGCGTTCCAGGTGTCGACGTACTCCTACGCGGCACTCGCCAACGGCTTCGCCGATCTGCTCGGGGCCGCGGACGGGGCGTCGGTGGTCGGCCTCGACTTCGACGCGCAGGTGGCCTGGCCCGGCTACGACTGGATGGGCGTGGCCAAGGCCGGCCTGGAGTCGGCCAACCGCTACCTGGCGCGCGAACTCGGCCCGCGCGGCGTGCGGGTCAACCTCGTGGCCGCGGGACCGCTCAACACCATGGCGGCGCGCTCGATCGACGGGTTCGCCGACTTCGAGACGGTGTGGAAGGAGCGGGCGCCGCTCGGCTGGGACCTCGGTGACCCCGAGCCGGTGGCCCGCACGGTCTGCGCCCTGCTGTCGGACTGGACCCCCGGGGTGACGGGCGAGATCGTCCACGTCGACGGCGGGGTGCACGCGATGGGTGCGGGGATGCCTGCCGCGGCGGAGGCACCCGTCCCGCCGACCGATGGCTGA
- a CDS encoding holo-ACP synthase: MSETTPALALAAGCDVVDVARLSAAIDRREGFLVRVFTDREIADARRGDVAAGSELERARLAARFAAKEATRKALGDLRLPFHAVEVRSDPSGAPNLFVNGRPSGLTCSLSHDGGVAMALVVGPRPTT, translated from the coding sequence GTGAGCGAGACCACCCCGGCCCTCGCGCTCGCCGCCGGTTGCGACGTCGTCGACGTCGCCCGTCTGTCCGCCGCCATCGACCGCCGCGAGGGGTTCCTCGTGCGCGTCTTCACCGATCGCGAGATCGCCGACGCCCGCCGCGGCGACGTGGCGGCCGGCTCCGAGCTCGAACGGGCGCGCCTCGCGGCCCGTTTCGCGGCCAAGGAGGCGACCCGCAAGGCCCTGGGTGATTTGCGGTTGCCCTTTCACGCCGTCGAGGTCCGAAGCGACCCGTCGGGCGCCCCGAACCTGTTCGTCAACGGCCGGCCCAGCGGCCTGACGTGTTCGTTGTCCCACGACGGCGGCGTCGCCATGGCCCTGGTCGTCGGCCCCCGCCCCACCACCTGA
- a CDS encoding lysophospholipid acyltransferase family protein → MTVPLPASPPPHEPQAGSQGRTVERQPTVAPMVPGARSVVRLTLRPVLQLWLRLHVEGAHHVPAEGPVLVASTHQSHADSVALGVAIRRPIHFLGDVRLTQWPVIGPLLPKLGMVPLRRGEADADAMHVLGDLLADGRAVAVYPEGSRSRDGRVHRLRSGLVRLAVSSGAQVVPAAVAGIYDVWPIGARPRLRGGRVTVRFGPPLAPPEPTPRARREFNDRLQVILAELGGTECADDFSPFGGGA, encoded by the coding sequence GTGACCGTGCCCCTGCCCGCCTCGCCCCCGCCACACGAGCCGCAGGCGGGCTCGCAGGGTCGCACCGTCGAGCGTCAGCCGACCGTCGCGCCGATGGTGCCGGGTGCCCGTTCGGTCGTGCGGTTGACCCTGCGTCCGGTGTTGCAGTTGTGGCTGCGTCTGCACGTCGAGGGGGCTCATCACGTCCCGGCGGAAGGGCCCGTGCTGGTCGCCTCGACGCACCAGTCCCACGCCGACTCCGTGGCTCTGGGGGTCGCGATTCGGCGCCCGATCCACTTCCTGGGCGACGTCCGGTTGACGCAGTGGCCCGTCATCGGGCCCCTGCTGCCGAAGCTCGGCATGGTCCCGCTGCGGCGCGGCGAGGCCGACGCCGACGCGATGCACGTCCTCGGTGACCTCCTCGCCGACGGACGGGCGGTGGCGGTCTATCCCGAGGGATCGCGCAGCCGGGACGGTCGGGTGCACCGTCTGCGGAGCGGCCTGGTACGCCTCGCGGTGAGCAGCGGCGCGCAGGTCGTTCCGGCTGCCGTCGCCGGCATCTACGACGTCTGGCCGATCGGCGCCCGTCCCCGGTTGCGTGGCGGGCGGGTCACGGTCCGTTTCGGCCCACCGCTCGCACCGCCCGAGCCCACGCCGCGGGCCCGGCGCGAGTTCAACGACCGGCTCCAGGTGATCCTCGCCGAACTCGGTGGCACCGAGTGTGCCGACGACTTCTCGCCCTTCGGAGGCGGCGCGTGA
- a CDS encoding acyl-CoA carboxylase subunit beta yields the protein MTETMHVETPALDPISLQPGDGARVRLSRLLDPGTLVELGSQRQHRANQFGLDKRRPDTDGVVAGTAAIGGRQVNVYAQDRRVLGGSLGEAHADKIARSIEQAARGGVPVVGINDSGGARIQEGVAALDGYGQVFRANVAASGRVPQIALILGPCAGGAVYSPALMDFTVMTDEAYMFLTGPRVVKAVTGEDVDARSLGGPEVHGERSGCASFVVDDDDAAFELTRELLSYLPSSSSSPLPEVAPEPPPPVDLRALVPVDGREPYDVRDVIRGVVDGGRFLEVQERWARNLVVGFARIDGRTVGVVANQAKWLAGVLDLTASEKGARFVRFCDAFGIPLVVAVDVPGFLPGTAQENGGVIRKGAKLLHAFASATVPRVSVVLRKAFGGAYIVMNSRSLGADAVLAWPDAELAVMGAEGAADIIFRRQLDAEPERRDEMVEQYRADAMHVDLAARRGSVDEIIAPEETRDALVGILRSLKGARQPAFVHDNLPQ from the coding sequence GTGACCGAGACCATGCACGTCGAGACACCAGCGCTCGACCCGATCTCGCTGCAGCCTGGCGACGGTGCGCGTGTGCGCCTGTCCCGACTGCTCGATCCCGGCACCCTCGTCGAGCTCGGTTCGCAGCGACAGCACCGCGCGAACCAGTTCGGCCTGGACAAGCGGCGCCCTGACACCGACGGTGTCGTCGCCGGCACCGCCGCGATCGGTGGCCGCCAGGTCAACGTGTACGCCCAGGACCGTCGGGTGCTCGGCGGCTCGCTCGGCGAGGCCCATGCCGACAAGATCGCCCGCAGCATCGAGCAGGCGGCCCGCGGTGGGGTCCCGGTCGTGGGGATCAACGACTCGGGCGGCGCCCGTATCCAGGAGGGCGTCGCCGCCCTCGACGGCTACGGCCAGGTGTTCCGGGCCAACGTGGCCGCCTCCGGCCGGGTGCCGCAGATCGCGCTGATCCTCGGTCCCTGCGCGGGCGGCGCGGTCTACTCGCCGGCGCTGATGGACTTCACCGTCATGACCGACGAGGCCTACATGTTCCTCACCGGGCCGCGGGTGGTGAAGGCGGTCACCGGCGAGGACGTGGATGCCCGCTCGCTCGGGGGGCCCGAAGTCCACGGTGAGCGTTCCGGCTGCGCCTCGTTCGTCGTCGACGACGACGACGCGGCGTTCGAACTGACGCGGGAGCTGCTGAGCTACCTGCCCTCGTCCTCGTCGTCGCCGCTGCCCGAGGTGGCCCCCGAACCGCCGCCACCGGTCGACCTGCGTGCGCTGGTTCCGGTCGACGGTCGTGAGCCCTACGACGTCCGGGACGTGATCCGCGGCGTCGTCGACGGCGGGCGGTTCCTGGAAGTCCAGGAGCGTTGGGCCCGCAACCTCGTCGTCGGTTTCGCCCGCATCGACGGTCGCACCGTCGGTGTCGTCGCGAACCAGGCGAAGTGGCTCGCGGGCGTGCTGGACCTGACGGCGAGCGAGAAGGGGGCGCGGTTCGTGCGGTTCTGCGACGCCTTCGGCATCCCGCTGGTCGTGGCGGTCGACGTGCCCGGCTTCCTGCCCGGGACCGCCCAGGAGAACGGCGGCGTCATCCGCAAGGGCGCGAAGCTGCTGCACGCCTTCGCCTCGGCGACGGTGCCCCGCGTGTCGGTCGTCCTGCGCAAGGCGTTCGGCGGCGCCTACATCGTCATGAACTCGCGCAGCCTCGGCGCCGACGCGGTCCTCGCGTGGCCCGATGCCGAACTCGCCGTCATGGGCGCGGAAGGGGCCGCGGACATCATCTTCCGCCGGCAGCTCGACGCCGAACCGGAGCGGCGCGACGAGATGGTCGAGCAGTACCGCGCCGACGCCATGCACGTCGATCTGGCGGCGCGACGCGGCAGCGTCGACGAGATCATCGCCCCCGAGGAGACCCGCGACGCCCTGGTCGGCATCCTGCGATCGCTGAAGGGCGCACGCCAACCCGCATTCGTGCACGACAACCTCCCGCAGTGA
- the fabF gene encoding beta-ketoacyl-ACP synthase II — protein MNAPRNVVVTGMGLVTPAGRGVVDAWNGVLAGKAAATVDEELAAAGTPVTIACRVPAFDPDAEIGRGAKRRLDRFTHLGVMAAADAVADAGLGDPDADEPERIVATDPDLVGILLGSGIGGAETWADEYPRFIDKGPGRASPMFVPKMLSNTAAGTVAIRTGARGPNMTVNTACAAGASAIHLARDLIRSGSADVVLAGGVEAGITALSISAFAQMGALSRNPDPAAASRPFDVDRDGFVMGEGAGVLVLESEEHARRRGARLLATIAGAGASADAFHATAPPDDGGGAVLAIQRALDDAGIDPTSIGHLNAHGTSTPLNDAAEARAMRAVFGDHTDAIAVTSTKGVTGHLLGAAGAVEAAFAIQALREGLIPPTANLTTQDPEIALDVVAGEPRRVELEAVLSTSMGFGGQNSALVITRA, from the coding sequence ATGAACGCACCACGCAACGTCGTGGTCACCGGCATGGGTCTGGTGACTCCCGCAGGCCGCGGGGTGGTCGACGCCTGGAACGGCGTCCTGGCCGGTAAAGCCGCCGCGACGGTCGACGAGGAACTGGCGGCCGCCGGCACGCCGGTGACGATCGCCTGCCGCGTGCCGGCCTTCGATCCCGACGCCGAGATCGGTCGCGGCGCGAAGCGGCGCCTCGACCGCTTCACGCACCTCGGCGTGATGGCCGCCGCCGATGCGGTGGCCGACGCCGGCCTCGGGGACCCCGACGCCGACGAACCCGAGCGGATCGTCGCGACCGATCCCGACCTGGTCGGGATCCTGCTCGGTTCGGGCATCGGCGGCGCCGAGACCTGGGCCGACGAGTATCCCCGCTTCATCGACAAGGGCCCGGGCCGCGCGTCGCCGATGTTCGTGCCCAAGATGCTGTCCAACACCGCGGCCGGGACGGTGGCGATCCGCACCGGCGCCCGCGGTCCGAACATGACCGTCAACACCGCCTGCGCGGCCGGGGCCTCGGCGATCCACCTCGCCCGCGACCTGATCCGGTCCGGTTCGGCGGACGTGGTGCTTGCGGGCGGCGTCGAAGCCGGCATCACCGCGCTCTCGATCAGCGCCTTCGCGCAGATGGGCGCCCTGTCACGCAATCCCGACCCCGCGGCGGCCTCGCGCCCGTTCGACGTCGACCGCGACGGCTTCGTGATGGGCGAGGGCGCCGGCGTGCTGGTGCTCGAGTCCGAGGAACACGCCAGGCGGCGCGGGGCGCGCCTGCTGGCCACCATCGCCGGTGCCGGCGCGTCGGCCGACGCGTTCCACGCCACCGCGCCCCCCGATGACGGCGGCGGCGCTGTGCTCGCGATCCAGCGGGCGCTCGACGACGCCGGGATCGACCCGACCAGCATCGGCCACCTCAACGCCCACGGCACCTCGACGCCGCTCAACGACGCCGCCGAGGCCCGCGCCATGCGCGCGGTGTTCGGCGACCACACCGACGCCATCGCGGTCACCTCCACCAAGGGCGTCACCGGCCACCTGCTCGGCGCGGCCGGTGCCGTCGAGGCGGCGTTCGCGATCCAGGCCCTGCGCGAGGGCCTGATCCCCCCGACCGCCAACCTCACCACCCAGGACCCCGAGATCGCCCTGGACGTCGTCGCGGGAGAACCGCGCCGCGTCGAACTCGAGGCCGTCCTGTCCACCTCGATGGGCTTCGGCGGGCAGAACTCCGCGCTCGTCATCACCCGCGCCTGA
- a CDS encoding acyl carrier protein, producing MSQDLFATFKTILVDTFGVPADDIAPEATFEALGLDSLDVVELTLVLEEETGVKLEDEELEDVRTVQDAIDKITEKQQAAA from the coding sequence ATGAGCCAGGACCTGTTCGCCACCTTCAAGACCATCCTCGTCGACACCTTCGGCGTGCCGGCCGACGACATCGCCCCCGAGGCCACCTTCGAGGCGCTCGGTCTCGACTCGCTCGACGTCGTCGAGCTGACCCTGGTGCTCGAGGAGGAGACCGGCGTCAAGCTCGAGGACGAGGAGCTCGAGGACGTCCGCACCGTGCAGGACGCCATCGACAAGATCACCGAGAAGCAGCAGGCCGCCGCCTGA
- a CDS encoding SDR family oxidoreductase, giving the protein MNRVALVTGGSGGIGAATCRALSADGYHVLVGYGGNEDAATKTAADCPGDAEAVHVDVTDEDSVAAAVARAGEVGTLAVVVNNAGVADDDLLLRLDPARFDRTIEVNLRGAYLVSRAAMRPMLRARFGRIVNVASVVALRGNVGQTAYAASKAGLIGFSKSLARELGRKGVTVNVVAPGFVATAMTDALGDEAREALLAQAPTGRAVEADEVAATIAFLASERAGSTTGAVIPVDGGAGI; this is encoded by the coding sequence ATGAACCGCGTGGCACTCGTGACCGGCGGCAGCGGCGGCATCGGCGCCGCGACCTGTCGCGCCCTGTCCGCCGACGGCTACCACGTGCTGGTCGGCTACGGCGGCAACGAGGACGCGGCGACCAAGACGGCCGCCGACTGTCCCGGCGATGCCGAGGCGGTCCATGTCGACGTCACCGACGAGGACTCGGTCGCGGCCGCGGTCGCCCGTGCCGGCGAGGTCGGCACCCTGGCCGTGGTGGTCAACAACGCCGGCGTCGCCGACGACGACCTCCTCCTGCGCCTGGACCCCGCGCGCTTCGACCGCACCATCGAGGTCAACCTGCGCGGTGCCTACCTCGTCTCCCGCGCCGCGATGCGGCCGATGCTTCGGGCGCGCTTCGGGCGCATCGTCAACGTCGCGTCCGTCGTCGCCCTCCGCGGCAACGTCGGGCAGACCGCCTATGCGGCGTCCAAGGCCGGCCTGATCGGTTTCAGCAAGTCGCTGGCCCGCGAGCTCGGCCGCAAGGGCGTCACCGTCAACGTGGTCGCACCCGGCTTCGTCGCCACCGCCATGACCGACGCGCTCGGCGACGAGGCCCGCGAGGCCCTGCTCGCCCAGGCGCCCACCGGTCGTGCGGTCGAGGCCGACGAGGTCGCCGCGACGATCGCCTTCCTCGCCTCCGAACGTGCCGGTTCGACCACCGGCGCCGTCATCCCCGTCGACGGCGGCGCCGGCATCTGA